From Paraburkholderia fungorum, the proteins below share one genomic window:
- a CDS encoding VTT domain-containing protein: MLEIPTSAVVTWGGAVVFVNVLLTRLGVPIPAVPVLLFAGSAIAAGTLSFWPVLGSAVLAAAIGDGAWFAAGRLYGRKLLAALGRLSPAVDSKVETARSLFERFGVPLVSISKFVPGLGLITPPLMGTTAVDIRIYALWDIGGAVAWATFWLLGGAAAERELHMLLAFVTSRGGTVFDILVISAAAFLVYRLYQRRRERRLFANAASAEAAARAAGGRWRRVAPSRILDARPDEPASGAQSRIPGALALDPHSPEQIDGALRAYDMVIYCICPDSATAVELTQRMRSNGYTRIRALRGGLDAWQRRGFPVEPLAPADDVTTGKRAPATRGNAQGAITLRGFAPRSSQST; this comes from the coding sequence TTGCTAGAGATTCCGACTTCGGCGGTGGTCACCTGGGGCGGCGCGGTCGTCTTCGTCAACGTGCTATTGACGCGCCTCGGCGTGCCGATCCCCGCCGTCCCGGTTCTGCTGTTCGCCGGCTCGGCCATCGCGGCCGGCACGCTGTCGTTCTGGCCGGTGCTTGGCTCAGCCGTGCTGGCCGCCGCTATCGGCGACGGCGCGTGGTTCGCCGCCGGTCGTCTCTATGGCCGCAAGCTGCTGGCCGCGCTCGGCCGCCTGTCTCCCGCCGTCGATTCCAAAGTCGAAACCGCCCGCTCGCTATTCGAGCGCTTCGGCGTGCCGCTCGTGTCCATCTCGAAATTCGTGCCGGGGCTCGGCCTCATCACCCCGCCGCTGATGGGCACGACCGCCGTCGATATCCGCATCTACGCGCTGTGGGATATCGGCGGGGCCGTCGCGTGGGCCACATTCTGGCTGCTTGGCGGCGCGGCGGCGGAACGGGAACTGCACATGCTGCTCGCGTTCGTCACGTCGCGCGGCGGCACGGTGTTCGACATTCTGGTGATCTCGGCGGCCGCCTTTCTGGTCTACCGACTGTATCAGCGACGCCGCGAGCGGCGCCTGTTTGCCAATGCGGCGTCGGCCGAAGCGGCGGCGCGGGCGGCCGGCGGCAGATGGCGGCGCGTCGCGCCGTCGCGGATACTCGATGCCCGCCCCGACGAACCCGCCTCCGGCGCGCAGTCGCGCATTCCCGGCGCGCTCGCGCTCGATCCGCACTCGCCTGAACAGATCGACGGCGCACTTCGTGCGTACGACATGGTGATTTACTGCATCTGCCCGGACAGCGCGACCGCTGTCGAACTGACGCAGCGTATGCGCAGCAACGGCTACACGCGGATTCGCGCGCTGCGCGGCGGCCTCGATGCGTGGCAGCGGCGCGGCTTTCCGGTGGAACCACTCGCTCCCGCCGACGACGTGACCACCGGCAAACGCGCACCCGCTACTCGCGGCAATGCGCAAGGCGCGATCACCTTGCGCGGCTTCGCGCCACGCAGCAGCCAAAGCACTTGA
- a CDS encoding inorganic phosphate transporter — MPELSYPQPGAASGKGRNIGLFVFIVVILAGAIYCAVHLLDDLAPVRESSFMPYLLLGVALLIALGFEFVNGFHDTANAVATVIYTHSLTPNLAVVWSGAWNFLGVLTSSGAVAFGILQLLPVELILQVGSSAGFAMVFALLIAAIIWNLGTWYFGLPSSSSHTLIGSIIGVGLMNQLMHGTNGTSGVDWNQALGVGKSLLFSPLVGFLAAGLLLLILKAVVRVPALYAEPKGKEPPPFWIRSLLILTCTGVSFAHGSNDGQKGMGLIMLILIGTVPTAYALNKAVTPSETLNFVAVAQQTATALGNYTQGVAAPANPRAEVETFVRTHQLTPTTVPALQQLTLLIGKQVGDSGSMAAVPQNIVDNVRNNMYVASEAIRLMNKAQQPAFSPENAKIINNFKAQTDHATKFIPTWVKVAVAIALGLGTMVGWKRIVVTVGEKIGKQHLTYGQGASAEVVAMLTIGAADMYGLPVSTTHVLSSGVAGTMAANGSGLQWGTVRSLIMAWVLTLPVSIALAAGLYWVFRAVF; from the coding sequence ATGCCGGAACTTTCGTACCCGCAGCCAGGCGCAGCAAGCGGTAAAGGTCGCAATATCGGCCTCTTCGTCTTTATCGTAGTCATCCTCGCGGGCGCCATTTACTGCGCGGTCCATTTGCTGGACGATCTCGCGCCAGTCCGCGAATCCTCGTTCATGCCGTACCTGCTGCTCGGAGTGGCGCTGCTGATTGCGCTCGGCTTCGAATTCGTGAACGGTTTCCATGACACCGCCAACGCGGTCGCCACCGTGATCTACACCCATTCGCTCACGCCAAACCTCGCGGTGGTGTGGTCCGGCGCGTGGAATTTCCTCGGCGTGCTGACGTCGAGCGGCGCAGTCGCGTTCGGCATCCTGCAACTGCTGCCGGTCGAGCTGATCCTGCAAGTGGGCAGCAGCGCCGGTTTCGCGATGGTCTTCGCGCTGCTGATCGCCGCGATCATCTGGAATCTCGGCACGTGGTACTTCGGCCTGCCGTCGTCGAGTTCGCATACGCTGATCGGCTCGATCATCGGCGTGGGTCTGATGAACCAGTTGATGCACGGCACCAACGGCACCAGCGGCGTGGACTGGAACCAGGCGCTCGGCGTCGGCAAATCGCTGCTGTTTTCGCCGCTGGTCGGCTTTCTCGCCGCCGGTTTGCTGCTGCTGATCCTGAAGGCCGTGGTGCGGGTTCCCGCGCTGTATGCCGAGCCGAAGGGCAAGGAGCCGCCGCCGTTCTGGATTCGCAGCCTGCTGATCCTGACCTGCACGGGCGTGTCGTTCGCGCACGGTTCGAACGACGGCCAGAAAGGCATGGGCCTCATCATGCTGATCCTGATCGGCACGGTGCCGACCGCGTACGCGCTGAACAAGGCGGTCACGCCGTCGGAAACGCTGAACTTCGTGGCTGTGGCGCAGCAAACCGCCACCGCGCTCGGCAACTACACGCAAGGCGTGGCGGCTCCGGCCAATCCGCGCGCGGAAGTCGAGACGTTCGTGCGCACGCATCAGCTGACACCCACCACGGTGCCGGCGCTGCAGCAACTGACGCTGCTGATCGGCAAGCAGGTCGGCGACTCGGGCTCGATGGCCGCCGTGCCGCAAAACATCGTCGATAACGTGCGCAATAACATGTACGTGGCGTCCGAAGCGATCCGTCTGATGAACAAGGCCCAACAGCCAGCGTTTTCGCCCGAAAACGCGAAGATCATCAACAACTTCAAGGCGCAAACGGATCACGCGACGAAGTTCATCCCGACCTGGGTCAAGGTGGCGGTGGCGATTGCGCTCGGCCTCGGCACGATGGTCGGATGGAAGCGGATCGTCGTGACGGTCGGCGAGAAAATCGGCAAGCAGCATCTGACGTATGGGCAAGGGGCATCGGCCGAAGTGGTGGCGATGCTGACGATCGGCGCCGCCGACATGTACGGTCTGCCGGTCTCGACGACCCACGTGCTGTCGTCGGGCGTGGCGGGCACGATGGCGGCCAACGGCTCCGGGCTGCAATGGGGCACGGTGCGCAGCCTGATCATGGCGTGGGTGCTGACGCTGCCGGTGTCGATTGCGCTGGCTGCGGGCTTGTACTGGGTGTTCCGCGCGGTGTTCTGA
- a CDS encoding sensor domain-containing diguanylate cyclase, whose translation MVHQTLSRRRRWRRLLRRTRDSVTRNVGNHPMVAGVAGTLIATAMAGLTLLTLQMGRADALDHARQTSQNLVSIISSDLARNVEIYDLSLQSMVDGARDPVVNALPDDLRRSVLFDRATTAAYLGGAYVIGLAGEVSASQNADINTAVRLADRDYFLAHQRSPVVGLYFSHPFHSRLRDGKLSIGLTRRIDDAKGEFAGVALLAIRIEYFQHLLERIDTGQLGAVFIVMDDGTLLARKPLIGRDIGSSIAKSPTFQMMAAHATGSYVAVSAVDGVRRMYTYARVPGTPWIASVAPAVDEVLAPWWHRSRVAGLLTLTLGAAFVMVSWALAFALRDRQRAQAALVRLAATDPLTGLSNRRVLDNRLDEEWRRARRTKQPLSALFIDIDHFKQFNDAYGHAAGDEALIAVAECISATVRRSVDVAARYGGEEFAVLLPETSAEGTLVVAEKIRRKVQAQTVVQSDCKTVPVTVSIGCATFVPIDGAHALDLLAAADRQLYAAKAAGRNRVCSELQAAQSVEQNSSS comes from the coding sequence GTGGTACATCAAACGCTTTCGCGGCGTCGCCGGTGGCGCAGATTGCTGCGCAGAACCCGCGACAGCGTGACGCGAAATGTGGGCAACCATCCGATGGTTGCAGGCGTGGCGGGCACGTTGATCGCGACGGCGATGGCAGGACTGACGCTGCTTACCCTTCAGATGGGCCGCGCCGACGCGCTCGATCACGCGCGTCAGACTTCGCAGAATCTCGTCTCGATCATCTCCAGCGATCTCGCGCGCAACGTCGAAATCTACGACCTGTCATTGCAGTCGATGGTGGATGGCGCGCGCGATCCAGTCGTCAACGCTCTGCCGGACGATCTGCGGCGCTCCGTGCTGTTCGACCGCGCGACCACCGCTGCCTATCTGGGCGGCGCGTATGTGATCGGCCTGGCGGGCGAGGTGAGCGCATCGCAGAATGCCGACATCAATACCGCCGTTCGCCTCGCCGATCGCGATTATTTCCTGGCGCATCAACGCAGCCCTGTCGTGGGACTGTACTTCTCGCATCCATTCCATTCGCGACTACGCGACGGAAAACTATCGATCGGCCTGACGCGCCGTATCGACGATGCCAAAGGGGAATTTGCCGGCGTCGCGCTGCTTGCGATTCGCATCGAATACTTTCAGCATTTGCTGGAGCGGATCGACACCGGACAGCTCGGCGCGGTATTCATCGTGATGGACGACGGCACCCTGCTCGCACGCAAACCGCTGATTGGGCGCGATATCGGCTCGAGCATCGCGAAGTCGCCGACCTTCCAGATGATGGCCGCGCATGCCACCGGCTCGTACGTGGCGGTCTCGGCGGTGGACGGCGTGCGCCGCATGTACACGTATGCGCGCGTGCCGGGCACGCCGTGGATCGCGTCGGTCGCGCCCGCCGTGGACGAAGTGCTCGCGCCGTGGTGGCATCGCAGCCGGGTAGCGGGTCTGCTCACACTGACTCTCGGCGCGGCGTTTGTGATGGTGTCGTGGGCGCTGGCGTTCGCGCTGCGCGACCGGCAGCGCGCGCAGGCGGCGCTAGTTCGCCTCGCCGCGACCGATCCGCTGACCGGTCTCAGCAATCGCCGGGTGCTCGACAACCGGCTCGACGAAGAGTGGCGGCGCGCGCGGCGCACGAAGCAGCCGCTGTCGGCGCTCTTCATCGACATCGATCACTTCAAGCAGTTCAACGATGCCTACGGCCACGCAGCGGGCGATGAAGCGCTGATCGCCGTGGCCGAATGCATTTCGGCGACCGTACGGCGTTCCGTCGACGTGGCCGCGCGCTACGGCGGCGAGGAATTCGCGGTGCTGTTGCCGGAGACCTCGGCGGAAGGCACGCTCGTCGTCGCGGAAAAAATCCGTCGCAAAGTGCAGGCGCAGACCGTCGTGCAAAGCGACTGCAAGACGGTTCCGGTGACGGTGAGTATCGGTTGCGCGACCTTTGTTCCGATTGACGGCGCCCACGCGCTCGATCTGCTGGCTGCCGCCGATCGTCAGCTCTATGCCGCTAAAGCAGCTGGCCGCAACCGGGTTTGCTCGGAGTTGCAGGCGGCGCAGTCGGTCGAGCAGAACTCGTCGTCGTGA
- a CDS encoding CHAD domain-containing protein, with translation MKRDHGKETKQSAVSEPAQRDTSAQAAFVSYAAPLVDHAVEFAGALRDDPSPEALHKLRVSLRRLRSLWWAFEPLLEKSEDQAEASRERAVYKFLATAAGKTRDWDILIELLANKKSGAGELTPRLHDARGAALATSRETLSNADVKHLLHDALSITARELNTSHDRVLLRKFAEKRVAAAERSLKKRMKRARGAKKSNYIAFHNVRKAGKKVRYLLEFFEPVLKGAHKRTLKRLKQIQKRFGALNDVVASEQLLRDNATSIPGSADPSAALDWLRTERKRRIRSAVRLLHKL, from the coding sequence ATGAAGCGGGACCACGGGAAGGAGACAAAGCAGTCTGCCGTCAGCGAGCCCGCCCAGCGGGACACCTCGGCGCAGGCGGCGTTCGTGTCGTATGCCGCGCCGCTCGTCGATCACGCGGTCGAGTTCGCCGGTGCGTTGCGCGATGATCCATCGCCGGAAGCGCTGCACAAATTACGCGTTTCGCTGCGTCGCCTGCGGTCGCTGTGGTGGGCATTCGAGCCGCTGCTGGAAAAAAGCGAGGACCAGGCCGAGGCGTCGCGCGAACGGGCTGTCTACAAATTTCTGGCAACTGCAGCCGGCAAAACGCGCGATTGGGACATCCTGATCGAACTGCTCGCGAATAAAAAAAGCGGCGCTGGCGAACTCACGCCCCGGCTCCACGACGCGCGCGGCGCGGCGCTCGCCACGAGTCGCGAAACGCTGTCAAATGCCGACGTCAAACATTTGCTGCACGACGCGTTGTCGATTACCGCCAGAGAACTGAACACTTCGCACGATCGGGTGCTGCTGCGCAAATTCGCCGAAAAACGCGTGGCGGCTGCCGAGCGCTCGCTGAAAAAACGGATGAAGCGTGCGCGCGGCGCCAAAAAGTCCAACTACATCGCCTTTCACAACGTCAGGAAAGCGGGCAAAAAAGTGCGTTATCTGCTCGAATTTTTCGAGCCGGTTTTGAAGGGCGCGCACAAACGCACGCTCAAGCGGCTGAAGCAGATCCAGAAACGCTTCGGTGCGCTGAACGATGTCGTCGCCAGCGAACAGTTGTTGCGTGACAATGCCACGTCGATTCCCGGCTCAGCCGATCCCAGCGCCGCGCTCGATTGGCTCAGGACGGAGCGCAAACGCCGCATACGCTCGGCGGTCCGGCTGCTGCACAAGCTTTGA
- the ppk2 gene encoding polyphosphate kinase 2 — translation MKEQDPRPEAEWLAERQRRFEEDLIDAYDEELEMEVDDRIIDGADAMTAENRESRKMYFRELFRLQGELVKLQDWIVQTGHRLVVIFEGRDAAGKGGAIKRITQRLNPRVCRVAALPAPNNRERTQWYFQRYVSHLPAGGEMVLFDRSWYNRAGVERVMNFCSDEEYEEFFRSVPEFEKMLARSGVQILKYWFSITDEEQEIRFQNRIHDPLKQWKLSPMDLESRRRWEAYTQAKEVMLQRSHIPEAPWWVVQAVDKKRARLNCIQHLLSQVPYHEIEHPTIELPDRVYHDEYSRQPVPASMIVPEVF, via the coding sequence ATGAAAGAGCAGGATCCGAGACCTGAAGCCGAATGGCTCGCGGAGCGGCAACGCCGTTTCGAGGAAGACCTCATCGATGCGTACGACGAGGAACTCGAGATGGAGGTCGATGACCGCATCATCGACGGCGCGGATGCAATGACGGCGGAGAACCGCGAATCCCGCAAGATGTATTTTCGCGAGTTGTTCCGCCTGCAGGGCGAGCTCGTGAAACTGCAGGACTGGATCGTGCAGACCGGCCACCGGCTGGTCGTGATCTTCGAAGGACGCGATGCGGCGGGCAAGGGCGGTGCGATCAAACGTATCACGCAGCGGCTCAATCCGCGCGTGTGCCGGGTCGCGGCGCTGCCTGCGCCGAATAACCGCGAGCGCACGCAATGGTATTTCCAGCGCTACGTGTCGCATCTGCCGGCGGGCGGCGAAATGGTGCTGTTCGACCGCAGCTGGTACAACCGCGCGGGCGTCGAACGCGTGATGAATTTTTGCAGCGATGAAGAGTACGAAGAGTTTTTCCGCTCGGTGCCGGAATTTGAAAAGATGCTGGCGCGCAGCGGCGTGCAGATTCTCAAGTACTGGTTCTCGATCACCGACGAAGAGCAGGAAATCCGCTTCCAGAACCGCATTCACGATCCGCTGAAACAGTGGAAGCTCAGCCCGATGGATCTGGAGAGCCGGCGTCGCTGGGAAGCCTATACGCAGGCCAAGGAAGTGATGCTGCAGCGCTCGCATATTCCCGAAGCGCCGTGGTGGGTCGTGCAGGCGGTGGACAAGAAGCGCGCGCGCCTGAACTGCATCCAGCATCTGCTGAGTCAGGTGCCGTATCACGAGATCGAGCATCCGACCATCGAATTGCCGGACCGCGTCTATCACGACGAATACAGCCGTCAACCGGTGCCGGCGTCGATGATCGTGCCCGAGGTGTTCTGA
- a CDS encoding VOC family protein encodes MNSAKPFSSSGEPAASDDPQIQSLSAITLATRDMSRAVAFYGALGFPMKFGGPQEAFTSFEFGGSYLNLIVDTRAPVNWWGRVIIYVSDVDALYRKALAAGLKPSLEPSDAPWGERYFHLTDPDGHEISFARPLR; translated from the coding sequence ATGAACTCCGCCAAGCCATTCTCTTCATCGGGCGAACCAGCCGCCTCCGACGACCCGCAAATCCAGTCCCTGAGCGCCATCACACTTGCCACGCGCGACATGTCGCGCGCCGTGGCCTTCTACGGGGCGCTCGGCTTTCCGATGAAATTCGGCGGCCCGCAGGAGGCCTTCACTTCGTTCGAATTCGGCGGCTCGTATCTGAACCTGATCGTCGATACGCGCGCGCCGGTCAACTGGTGGGGCCGCGTGATCATCTACGTGTCCGACGTCGATGCGCTCTATCGCAAGGCACTGGCAGCGGGATTGAAACCGTCGCTGGAGCCATCCGACGCCCCTTGGGGCGAGCGTTATTTCCACCTCACCGATCCGGACGGCCACGAGATCAGCTTCGCGCGGCCATTGCGTTAG
- a CDS encoding S1C family serine protease codes for MGSRPRFIDDLSRAASDAPGPNPLNPLTDDALLDAYSRTVIGALERVQQAVAFISVERRLPGELSGRVPERDRGRGGRGGTGSGFIFTPDGYLLTNSHVVHGATHIQVTLADGAKFDADLVGDDPGSDLAVLRIGSPEPLPHVELGESSKLRVGQIAIAVGNPLGLAQTVTTGVVSALGRSLRSNSGRMIYDVIQTDAALNPGNSGGPLINSAGQVIGVNTAIIPGAQAICFATAIDTAKWVIMQIFAHGRVRRAYIGVAGTTTPLSRRVQRYFGLNSESGVHVMEIVKGSPAALAGVRTDDTIVAIDALPVQDVDSLQRTLDVSRIDKPVNVTVLRGAQRLELTLTPVEQTA; via the coding sequence ATGGGAAGCCGTCCACGCTTCATCGATGACCTGTCGCGCGCCGCATCCGACGCCCCCGGGCCAAATCCGCTCAACCCCTTAACCGACGACGCCCTGCTCGACGCCTATTCCCGCACCGTAATCGGCGCTTTGGAACGCGTGCAGCAGGCGGTCGCCTTCATTTCCGTCGAACGCCGGCTGCCCGGCGAATTGTCCGGCCGCGTGCCCGAGCGCGACCGTGGTCGAGGCGGTCGCGGCGGCACCGGCTCCGGCTTCATCTTCACGCCCGACGGCTACCTGCTGACCAACAGCCACGTCGTTCACGGCGCGACGCACATTCAGGTAACGCTCGCCGACGGCGCGAAGTTCGACGCGGATCTGGTCGGCGACGACCCCGGCAGCGATCTCGCCGTGCTGCGTATCGGCTCGCCGGAACCGCTGCCGCACGTCGAACTCGGCGAGTCGTCGAAACTTCGCGTCGGGCAGATTGCGATTGCCGTCGGCAATCCGCTCGGCCTCGCGCAAACCGTCACGACCGGTGTGGTGTCGGCGCTCGGCCGCTCGCTGCGTTCGAACTCCGGCCGGATGATCTACGACGTGATCCAGACCGACGCCGCGCTCAATCCCGGCAATTCCGGCGGTCCGCTGATCAACTCGGCAGGCCAGGTGATCGGCGTGAATACCGCGATCATCCCCGGCGCGCAGGCAATCTGTTTCGCGACCGCGATCGACACGGCCAAGTGGGTCATCATGCAGATCTTCGCGCATGGCCGCGTGCGGCGAGCCTATATCGGCGTGGCCGGCACGACGACGCCGCTGTCGCGTCGGGTGCAGCGTTATTTCGGCCTGAATTCGGAAAGCGGCGTGCATGTGATGGAGATAGTCAAAGGCAGCCCGGCCGCGCTCGCGGGCGTGCGCACCGACGACACCATCGTCGCAATCGACGCGCTGCCGGTGCAGGACGTCGACAGCCTGCAACGCACGCTCGATGTTTCGCGTATCGACAAACCGGTCAACGTGACGGTG